TATAGATATAAACGAGTTAAGCATTAAGGATCTGTAAAAGGAAAAATATGAAAGAAGAAAATAATAAACTTACACCGTTACATAAAGCCAACATAAGCGATATTAAGAAAAAATTACCCAAATTAAAACAAGCTTTAAAGAATGAAATAGAAACATATAACGAAGAAATGCGTTTTAAAATATTTGATGAAATCAAAGAAGTAATAATTATTGCATTACAATGTGGTAAAACATATAAAGAAATAATTGAATTACTAAAAAATAATTTAGAAGTTATGGTTACAGATAAACAGCTTGCAAGATATGTTAAAGAAGTATTAAAGTTAAAAAGAATAGGCACACAAGGCGGTAAATTAGCTAATATTGATTCTGATGGTAATTTCATAAATTATGTTGACATAGAAAATATAAATATAGATTTATTAGATGATAATTAAAATACTTTAATTGTCTGTTACTTGTCTGACACTAGTCTGACACTAGTCTGCTCTATAAAATAGACTAGTCTGACTAGTCTGTATATTTTTTACATATAAAAATTATTAAAATTTAAAAAATAGCAAAAAAAGTAATGAATTTTAAGTATTTTTAACGCTTGTCTGACACTAGTCTGCTCTATAAAATAGACTAGTCCGTAATCTTATGCACTAGTCTGAATTTTATTAATACTTGTCTGGAATTTATATTAATTTATAATTTAAAATAGTTTATTTTAAATTATTTTAGTTTAGAATATATCTATAACATTTTTTTATTATGTTTTTAATTTTATTAATATTTTTTGGCTATAATAATTAATATATGGCAGATACTTCAGCCAAAAAACTGCCATATTATTTTAAACTTTTCTCGTATTTATTAATTTTTTTAAAAATCATTTTTTCTTTTAATACATTATGGCAAAAATAAGCACTACCAAAATGATTTCCCTTAGTCGTTTTTTCAAAATTTCTATTAGTGTGATAATCTATCCTTAAATCAAAAACTATTAGTTCTAACCCATATTTTAAAAATAAATCTACTCTAGCCTTACCTTGCAATGCATTTATTGGCATTAATAAGCAAAATGGTTTATTTAACTCGTAGCACTTTTTCAAGACTTTATCTTTTTTGCTATACGGTGGATTTGAAATAATAATATCGTAATGTTCTTTAGGTTCATAATAAAAAAAATCCCCCCCCCTACTATCATCAATGTGAGAGTAGATTACCTTATTACCATTTTTTGTAAAAAGCTGAACGAATGCTGACCATTCCTTATCAAATGGACACCATATTGTTTTGCTTTTAGGAATAAATTCTAGTAATGGTTCTACTGCATAAAAAGGTGTATATACTTCATCACCAGATGGAGTTTTATCACAAGTTAAATATGCTTTATTAACTGCCATGCTTATATTTATATATTCTATTGTTTAAAAAGTAACATTGCATTTTACCAATTGATTACATCGTTTTTATTAGATATGTTAGTATTTTTAAACATTATGTTTTCAATAATTTCTGAGCTTTTAATTCTTAGTAAAATATAAATTCTGCTATAAAAAATAATGCAATTTATTAAATTCTCTTTTGTGATTTTATCATTTAATTCAAGTTTAAAAATATTATTATTTTTTATACATTCATATTCTGTTGCGTGTTCTGTTGCGTGTTTAACAATATTATCTATATCTAGTTTTTTTAACTCATTTAATGTAAAATCTTTTAATTCAAATTTACAAATATAAAGAAAAAAACCTATATTATTATATTTATCTGCTACATATTCTATTTTAGCATTCCACTTATCTAATTCATTAAAGCATAAAATACTTTCTGCATTAATAGAACAACCATAAGCTTCATAATTAAGTTCTAATCTATTTAATTCTAAAATATCAATCATATAATCAATACCACATTTGAAAAAATCAAAAACATTTTTTTTACTATCTTTTTTTGTGTCTAAAAAACAATTATCTTGTAGATGTTTTTTTAATTTTTCTATATAAAAATCAGCTTCTTTATTAATAATATAATTCATCTTTTTTCCTTTTATCTATGTATAGGTTTTGAAATGTCTTTTTGACTCTCTTTTACATTAGCAACTTTATTTTCTTTTATAATTTCTACAATGTTTTCTTTAAGTTTTTGTGTAGCCTGTGCTTCTTTTAACGAAATGGCTTGTTTGGAATTATCAATAACTTTTGCATTGCCATCTTTAAACATTTCAAAAAAATCTAAAGTAGCTTGATAAACTCCATTTAATTCTTCATCGTGTAAATTTATTGAGCGTAAATCATTAAATATATTTTTAAAATTTTCTTGTTTTTCAGGTTGTTTAAACTTACCACCTTCGCCAAATCTTTCTAACAATTCAAATACTTGTTTGTTTGTATTTTTGTCTGCAACTTCTTTATTTAAATTCGTATTTGATAAATTTATCAAGTGGTTTAAATCCTTACTAAATGCCCCAACGCCTAAAGGAGTATTTAGTTCTTGCTCTTTTCCATTGAGCTTTATTTTTAATTTTATAAACTCGTTGGGGAATTTTAAATTTTCTTTTGCACTGGCTTTAATAATATCATCTAACATAGCTAAAGATTGAAGCAATGCATTTTTTTCGTTATCTTTAAATTCTTTATTAGTTGAAAATATATCCTGTCTTTTTTTATCCATATCTTCAACTGATATTATTGTAATGCTTTCAAATTTATCTTTCATGCTCTTTCTCCTTTATAGATAAATCATTTATTATTTTTAAATCATATTTTTTACATAACTCATCAAATAAAGAATAGAATTCTTTTTCTTTTTCTAAAAGCATCATTGCTTGCTTACCTAATTCAAGAAAAAATTTATTTTCTAAATCTTTTTTCTTTTGCTTGGCATCTTTAAGTTTTTCTTCTAACGATGCAATAATTTGATCTTGTTTTGAATACATAATATCTCCTTGAATAATTTTATTTATTATATCACAAAATAATTATTATTTTAATAAAAAAATCTTTTTATTAATTAATTTATATCTTATAATTTTAATATTTTAATATTTCTATTTACTTAAAAAAGTTATTATTAATTTTAGAATAAAATAAGGTTAGGCAGGATAGACAAAGTATCCAAAAAGTGCCATACACTTTTTTTATACTATTGTCAAAACTGCTGTTAGCTCTTATATGTTATTAGCGTGAAAGGAATAGATATGGATAAAATTAAGAATGATATTTTAACTTTAGGAAGTGTTACTAAATTAGTTGAACATGAAGATTTTGAAAATTTTATAAATAAATTAAATAATGTTGATTTTAAAACTATTACACGTCGTATTTTACATAACCTTTCTTTTCATTTTAGATATGATGATTATACACAGCAAACCATAAATCATCCAGAGCAATTAATTCCATTATTATATAGTCATAGCAAACGCTTTGAAATTCGTTGCATTATCAGACAAAGTCTTTATAAAATAATGTCAAATTATTTTCCTAAAATAGATATTAAGTTATTAGATATTGAAACTATAAAAAATAATTTTTTAGAAGAACAAAAGAACTATAAAGACTATCATGCAGATTTAGTAACAAAAAATATAAGACCAAGATTCGATGATAAATATCGTTATGGTTTTAAAGTTAGAGTAACCGAAAACGAATTTTTTTATAATGCAAAAGATTGTGATAATTTAAATAAACTTGAATTTAAATTTCATCAAGATTTGGGTGTTCATTTAACTCTAGTGGATACTTCAAAATGTTATTCAATGGATATAGATACCGTTTCTAAAAATGTAAATATTTTAAGTCACCCAAAGTTAATTGCCGAAGAATTTGTATCTATGCTTGAAAAAATAAATAATAGTCAACCATATTTTAATTTTATATGCTAGTGGGAAAAAATGAGCTCTAAAAAAACTACAATTAGATTAAAAGATTATGCACTTGAATATTTAGATAAGTTAAAAGAAACTAAAGGAGTTTCATATACTCAAGTAATACATGAGCTTATACTAATATGTATTAAGGAGAATTATAAATTTTTAAAAGATGAAAATATTAAAGATGTGGAAACCAAGTATAAAGAGATTAGAATTTTCATAAGCAAAGATGAGTATGAAACATTAGAAAATTTTAGAAAAATACACGGCTTTAATTCAATAACTAAAGAAGCTAAATATTTAATATTATCATCTTTAAAAGATGAAAAATATATTAGCAAAAATCAATTTAATGAACTAATGAAAGCTATTGTAGAAATTAAAAAAATAGGTGTAAATATAAATCAAATTGCAAAAGTTTTAAATGAAAAAAGATTTGATAACTTTAGTCCTGACATGCAAAAATTTAATAAAATTGTAGAAGATACAAACAATGAAATTAAACTAACAATAAAGCAAATTGTATCAGACTATATGGCTTTAACAAAGAGATTAAATGGCTAAAAAAATATATTTAGAAGATGAAGAATTAAGAGCTAAAAAAGTATTTATTAAAAAAGAAAAAGTTGCAAAACTTCCTAAAAATTATAAAAAACGCACATTACATAAAACATATATTAATAGTAAAAAAAATACTGAAGTTATGATTAAAATAGCCAGTTCATGCTATGATGCAAAAAGCTTGAAACGGCATTTAAATTACATTTCAAGAAAAGAAAAGTTGGAATTATTTGATCAAGATAGCAATATATATAATAACAATAATGAAGCTATTGAAAATTTTTTAGCGTATGATGAATTTGAATATGATACAAGTAAAAATAAAAAGCAAATAAAGGAAACACACAATATCATATTTTCAATGAAAGATCATAAAAATGCACCAGTAGAAAAAATCAAAGAAGCTTTAACAAAGACTTTAAAAACTAAGTATCCTAATAATAGTTTTCTAGTAGCTATGCACAAAGATACAGATAATCCACATTGCCATGTTGTATTAAAAGTAAAAGATAATTTTGGTAAAAGACAACATATAAGAAAAAAGGATTTGCAAGATTTAAGAAAATTATTTGCACTAGAACTCAATGCTTTAAAAGTAGAAGCAACTGCAACAATAAAAACTAAAATTAATTTAACTCCTAAAGTGTATAAAGAAAAAGATAAATATATGAATTATCATGAAGTGGTAAGTTTCGGTGATGCATTATATGATTTTAAAGAAGATAATGAGCCAAGCTTTTATGTAAAAATGAAGGATAAAAATGATAAAGAATTTATATTGTGGGGCAAAGACTTAAAAGAAGTTGTAGATAACAATAATGTATGCGTAGGTGATAAATGCTATTTTGCTGTGACTGATCAATTAGAAGCAAAAGTGACAGCTAAGAAAAAATTACCTAATAAACAATTTCAATATTATGAATTAACCACTTATAAAAATATATGGGAAGTATCTATAAAAGATAAAAGCGAAAAGCATTTGCAACCTTTAAAGCAAAAGCAGAAATCTAAATATAAAATATTAACCAAAGATGAGTTTAAAACAGAGAGCCTTAAAAGTAATACACTAAATAAGCAAGATGAATTTCAAAATAAATTTAAGTTTAAAGATAAAACAAAATATAAAAATATAGAAAATATAGAAAAATAAAATATTTTAATACTTAATAAGGAGACAGTATGATTGTTTTTCTTACCAAATTGAAAAGAAAATTTTCAAAAGAAATTATAGAGAAAGAACCTAATGTGGTAGAAAATATTATTGAAGTTTTCGCAGATATTTGGAGTCTAACAGTAGTAATCGCAAGATGTAGCAACAATATAGTGCATGGTGAGTTTTTGAGTAGCTTTCCATTTGATAAATCTTTATCACCTAAGTTTATTCATTATATAATAAACTATACAAGAGATAGAAAGCTAAAAGAATTAAAAAATATATTACTTAGCTTAACTAAGAATACGCCTTTAGAAATTCTATATAGATCATTATATAAAACCTTTTTAAACTTGGAAAAACATAGTGAATCATATTTAACATATCCAAATCAAAATATAGATAAACAAGAGCTACAAAAAGCACTAAATAAAATTAAAAAAGATATTGATGATTTATCAGATCATATTCCATGCTCATATCACATAAAATTAGAATTTAACAAAAGGAGAAAACAATGTTGAATACATTTAAAACATTATTTACAGAAGTTTTGCCTTATGCATATCAAAGTAATGATTTTGCTTCAATTATATTTATATATTTAATACCTATTATGTATATGTTTTTGTTCTTCTATAAATGGTTTGTAATAGGTAGAACACTTAAAGAACAATGGGATGCTATGACAATATATACAAGCTTTATATTAATAATGACTCTCGGAGCGTATATAGCACAATACGCTGTAATTTTAGATTACAAAAATCTATACCCTGTAACTATTTTTATAGTGTTTTATGCAATTATATTTTTTACAGTATTAACATTATTTAATATATTAGGATTAATAATAATTAAATTGGAATTAAAAGAATTAATATGAAAATTATGCAAATAAAAAAAATCTTTGAGTATTTACCTATCATTATAATCGTATATTTAGTTTATATTTTTGCTAATGATTATATTAACAATAAATATGAAGATTATGTTTTTATAGATACCGATAACAATATAAAGATACATATAGTATCTAATCCTGTAATACAGATTCCAAAACATAATGAACTTTATAAAGAAAAAGAGCGTGGTCAAAAATTTTCATTGCAACACTTACTTAGAAGTGAGAAATTATAT
This is a stretch of genomic DNA from Campylobacter sp. RM12651. It encodes these proteins:
- the mobP1 gene encoding MobP1 family relaxase; this translates as MAKKIYLEDEELRAKKVFIKKEKVAKLPKNYKKRTLHKTYINSKKNTEVMIKIASSCYDAKSLKRHLNYISRKEKLELFDQDSNIYNNNNEAIENFLAYDEFEYDTSKNKKQIKETHNIIFSMKDHKNAPVEKIKEALTKTLKTKYPNNSFLVAMHKDTDNPHCHVVLKVKDNFGKRQHIRKKDLQDLRKLFALELNALKVEATATIKTKINLTPKVYKEKDKYMNYHEVVSFGDALYDFKEDNEPSFYVKMKDKNDKEFILWGKDLKEVVDNNNVCVGDKCYFAVTDQLEAKVTAKKKLPNKQFQYYELTTYKNIWEVSIKDKSEKHLQPLKQKQKSKYKILTKDEFKTESLKSNTLNKQDEFQNKFKFKDKTKYKNIENIEK
- a CDS encoding sugar-phosphate nucleotidyltransferase — its product is MAVNKAYLTCDKTPSGDEVYTPFYAVEPLLEFIPKSKTIWCPFDKEWSAFVQLFTKNGNKVIYSHIDDSRGGDFFYYEPKEHYDIIISNPPYSKKDKVLKKCYELNKPFCLLMPINALQGKARVDLFLKYGLELIVFDLRIDYHTNRNFEKTTKGNHFGSAYFCHNVLKEKMIFKKINKYEKSLK
- the mobC gene encoding plasmid mobilization relaxosome protein MobC translates to MSSKKTTIRLKDYALEYLDKLKETKGVSYTQVIHELILICIKENYKFLKDENIKDVETKYKEIRIFISKDEYETLENFRKIHGFNSITKEAKYLILSSLKDEKYISKNQFNELMKAIVEIKKIGVNINQIAKVLNEKRFDNFSPDMQKFNKIVEDTNNEIKLTIKQIVSDYMALTKRLNG